One genomic segment of Arthrobacter sp. Marseille-P9274 includes these proteins:
- a CDS encoding signal peptidase I, producing MRRPSSVFSWRWLRPRLRHFPARRRRSPCRLSLTSFERIAMTAAGFESSPGTKPRGMRHAVGRVLGFVALCMALYAAVILIVIPAVTGSQPYTVLTNSMAPKYPPGTLLIVEPVEFDSLRLGDVITYQLKSGEPAVVTHRIVSVGVNQDGDRTLITKGDNNSLEDEVPVQEVQVRGKLLYAVPHVGWAANWMENNNREGVAKWLAVGLIGYGVVSIVRGARESHRKRKAEA from the coding sequence ATGCGTCGGCCGTCTTCTGTTTTCAGTTGGCGCTGGCTTCGACCGCGCCTCAGGCACTTTCCGGCACGCAGGCGAAGATCACCGTGCCGATTATCGTTGACCAGCTTTGAACGGATAGCTATGACTGCTGCTGGCTTTGAATCCAGTCCTGGAACCAAGCCTCGGGGGATGCGGCACGCTGTCGGCCGGGTGTTGGGGTTCGTGGCGCTGTGTATGGCTCTTTATGCCGCCGTAATCCTGATTGTCATTCCGGCTGTGACCGGTTCCCAGCCGTACACGGTGCTGACGAATTCGATGGCGCCGAAGTATCCGCCGGGAACCCTGCTCATCGTGGAGCCGGTGGAGTTCGATTCGCTCCGGCTGGGTGACGTGATCACCTACCAGCTCAAGTCCGGCGAACCGGCGGTGGTGACGCACCGGATCGTGTCCGTCGGCGTAAACCAGGATGGCGACCGTACGCTCATCACCAAGGGGGACAACAACTCGCTGGAGGACGAAGTTCCCGTCCAGGAGGTGCAGGTCCGCGGGAAGCTGCTGTATGCCGTGCCTCACGTGGGCTGGGCGGCCAACTGGATGGAGAACAACAACCGCGAGGGTGTGGCCAAGTGGCTGGCGGTCGGCCTGATCGGCTACGGAGTCGTCAGCATCGTCCGCGGGGCGCGGGAGTCCCACCGGAAGAGGAAGGCCGAGGCATGA
- the nhaA gene encoding Na+/H+ antiporter NhaA, translated as MTQPAPGKSKTVLGRGSYPEYLRISDLLRKETVGGILLLIAAVAALVWANSPAADSYFAIRDFKIGYEPWHLDLSIGKWASDGLLAIFFFLTGLELKREFVAGDLRSPSRAIVPIAAAFGGVAVPALIYVIVNLSAGPEALRGWAIPTATDIAFAVAVLAVISSHLPSALRIFILTLAVVDDLIAIAIIAFFYTSEVHVPFLLWMLLPLALFAFLTQKYARFFARHHAAAWIVLLPLGVVTWALMHSSGVHATVAGVLLGFMVPVQRSAKDGGPDAGPGLAELLEHRFRPLSTGFAVPVFAFFSAGVALGGWQGFQSAVTDSVALGIILGLFAGKPIGILLTTWVLTKATKAHLDPSLKWVDVLGVAILAGVGFTVSLLVNDLSFVLGTEHHDHAKVAVLTGSLVSALVAAGVLRARNRHYRRVEAEEQLDANHDGIPDVYEEGHRA; from the coding sequence ATGACCCAGCCTGCTCCCGGCAAATCCAAGACCGTCCTCGGACGCGGCAGCTATCCCGAGTATCTGCGGATCAGCGACCTCCTGCGCAAGGAAACCGTCGGCGGCATCCTCCTGCTGATCGCCGCCGTCGCCGCCCTGGTTTGGGCGAACTCCCCCGCCGCGGACAGCTACTTCGCCATCCGGGACTTCAAGATCGGCTACGAGCCGTGGCACCTGGACCTGAGCATCGGCAAGTGGGCCTCCGACGGCCTGCTGGCCATCTTCTTCTTCCTCACCGGCCTGGAACTCAAGCGCGAGTTCGTCGCCGGCGACCTGCGTTCACCCAGCCGCGCCATCGTCCCCATCGCGGCGGCGTTCGGCGGCGTGGCGGTGCCGGCCCTGATCTACGTCATCGTCAACCTCAGCGCCGGCCCCGAAGCGCTGCGCGGATGGGCCATCCCCACCGCCACCGACATCGCCTTCGCGGTCGCCGTGCTGGCCGTGATCAGCTCGCATCTGCCGAGCGCCCTGCGCATCTTCATCCTGACCCTCGCGGTGGTCGACGACCTGATCGCGATCGCCATCATCGCGTTCTTCTACACCTCCGAAGTCCATGTGCCGTTCCTGCTGTGGATGCTGCTGCCGCTCGCACTCTTCGCCTTCCTGACGCAGAAGTACGCCCGGTTCTTCGCCCGGCACCACGCCGCGGCGTGGATCGTCCTGCTCCCGCTGGGCGTCGTCACCTGGGCCCTGATGCATTCCTCCGGCGTCCATGCCACCGTTGCCGGGGTCCTGCTCGGCTTCATGGTCCCTGTCCAGCGCAGTGCGAAGGACGGCGGCCCTGATGCGGGCCCTGGCCTCGCCGAGCTGCTCGAGCACCGCTTCCGTCCGCTGTCGACCGGCTTCGCGGTGCCGGTCTTCGCCTTCTTCTCCGCCGGCGTGGCGCTCGGCGGATGGCAGGGCTTCCAATCGGCCGTCACGGACTCCGTCGCCTTAGGCATCATCCTTGGCCTGTTCGCGGGCAAGCCCATCGGCATCCTGCTGACCACGTGGGTCCTCACCAAGGCGACGAAGGCGCACCTGGACCCCTCGCTGAAGTGGGTCGACGTGCTCGGCGTCGCCATCCTCGCAGGCGTCGGCTTCACCGTCTCGCTGCTCGTCAACGACCTCAGCTTCGTCCTCGGCACAGAGCACCACGACCACGCCAAGGTCGCCGTCCTCACCGGCTCCCTGGTTTCGGCCCTCGTGGCCGCTGGCGTCCTGCGTGCCCGCAACCGCCACTACCGCCGTGTCGAGGCCGAGGAGCAGCTGGACGCCAACCACGACGGCATCCCCGACGTCTACGAGGAGGGCCACCGCGCCTGA
- a CDS encoding EAL domain-containing protein — protein sequence MTAAEPKDPRLKQLVEGVVKLASGDLSARIQPSQARDEIDAVITGVNLLAEELHYIYSDLEQRVAERTAELIEAEAELRRMAMTDALTGLANRSRLRERIIEAMETVQHGGRPPALMMLDLDSFKTINDNLGHGAGDEVLVEVAGRLRASVRETDTVARLGGDEFAILVPNANEDDVRAIAYRVLRSLQRSITVGSASVWAMGSIGVSIGSAGDTAATLQRDADVAMYVAKSRGRNNVQLFVPSMLEATQERSRTAAELRTGLEAGQLSLHYQPVVALATGRIIGLEALVRWRHPERGMVLPDTFIPLAEETGLIVDIGRWALAEALPQLKAWNAVVPGMQDVKLHVNLSAAELLRKDLLDDVAAALTRCGVAPGQLVFEITETVLMTRETEEAQVLTKLSGLGVGLQIDDFGTGYSSISYLRSLPADTVKVDQSLISGIDSDQGQRDFVAAVLQLIRSAGLHAIVEGIETAGEAARLRELGCVYGQGFHFSRPVPADAVVSLFNADFPPA from the coding sequence GTGACCGCGGCCGAGCCCAAGGATCCCCGCCTGAAGCAGCTGGTCGAGGGGGTCGTGAAGCTGGCGTCCGGTGACTTGTCGGCGCGGATCCAGCCGTCGCAGGCCCGGGACGAAATTGACGCCGTCATCACCGGCGTCAACCTGCTGGCGGAGGAACTGCACTACATCTACTCCGACCTCGAGCAGCGCGTGGCGGAACGGACCGCGGAGCTGATCGAGGCGGAGGCCGAGCTGCGGCGGATGGCGATGACCGATGCGCTCACCGGGCTGGCCAACAGGTCCCGGCTGCGGGAACGGATCATCGAGGCCATGGAAACGGTGCAGCACGGAGGCCGTCCGCCGGCGCTGATGATGCTGGACCTCGACAGCTTCAAGACCATCAACGACAACCTGGGCCACGGGGCCGGCGACGAGGTGCTGGTCGAGGTGGCCGGGAGGCTGCGGGCCTCGGTCCGTGAGACGGACACCGTGGCCAGGCTCGGCGGCGACGAATTCGCCATCCTGGTTCCCAACGCGAACGAAGACGACGTGCGCGCGATCGCCTACCGGGTGCTGCGCTCGCTGCAGAGAAGCATCACCGTGGGCTCGGCCTCCGTCTGGGCCATGGGCAGCATCGGCGTGAGCATCGGTTCCGCAGGGGACACCGCGGCGACCCTGCAGCGCGACGCCGACGTGGCCATGTATGTCGCCAAGTCCCGCGGCCGGAACAACGTGCAGCTCTTCGTCCCGTCCATGCTCGAGGCGACCCAGGAGCGTTCCCGCACGGCCGCGGAGCTGCGCACCGGACTGGAAGCCGGGCAGCTGTCGCTCCATTACCAGCCCGTTGTCGCCCTCGCGACCGGTCGGATTATCGGCCTGGAGGCCCTGGTCCGGTGGCGGCACCCGGAACGCGGCATGGTGCTGCCGGACACCTTCATCCCGCTTGCCGAGGAAACCGGGCTGATCGTGGACATCGGCAGGTGGGCCCTGGCGGAGGCGCTGCCGCAGCTGAAGGCATGGAACGCCGTCGTGCCCGGCATGCAGGACGTCAAGCTGCATGTAAACCTGTCCGCCGCGGAGCTGCTGCGGAAGGATCTGCTGGACGATGTCGCCGCAGCCTTGACGCGCTGCGGCGTCGCGCCGGGGCAGCTGGTCTTCGAGATCACCGAGACCGTCCTGATGACCCGCGAGACGGAGGAGGCCCAGGTGCTGACCAAGCTCAGCGGCCTGGGCGTGGGGCTGCAGATCGACGATTTCGGTACCGGCTACTCCTCCATCAGCTACCTGCGCTCGCTGCCGGCGGACACCGTGAAGGTGGACCAGTCGCTGATCAGCGGCATCGACTCGGACCAGGGCCAGCGCGACTTCGTGGCCGCGGTTCTGCAGCTGATCAGGTCGGCCGGCCTGCATGCCATCGTCGAGGGTATCGAGACAGCCGGGGAGGCCGCGCGGCTGCGGGAACTCGGCTGCGTCTACGGCCAGGGGTTCCACTTCAGCCGCCCGGTGCCAGCCGACGCCGTCGTGTCCCTGTTCAATGCGGACTTTCCGCCTGCCTAA
- a CDS encoding alternate-type signal peptide domain-containing protein, with product MNKMTKGAIATGIGVALLLGGGGTLAVWSDSVKSGAGTITAGNLDLESKLDGMWESDVTGPVGDINEYLVVPGETLTYTENLTAVVDGNGIEAELSMAGDPVNGFGDSVLTKTTFTKDGVKSDLETLSIKGKADVTAVTEFTFKAETSGRQSVMKKYSFGQVTYKLQQTAPTA from the coding sequence ATGAACAAAATGACGAAAGGTGCCATCGCCACCGGTATTGGCGTAGCACTGCTCCTCGGCGGCGGCGGCACGCTCGCCGTCTGGAGCGACAGCGTGAAGTCCGGTGCAGGGACCATTACGGCGGGCAACCTCGATCTAGAATCAAAGTTGGACGGAATGTGGGAGTCGGATGTCACCGGGCCTGTCGGCGACATCAATGAGTACCTGGTAGTCCCGGGCGAGACTCTCACCTACACCGAGAATCTAACCGCCGTGGTAGATGGTAACGGTATTGAAGCTGAGCTTTCGATGGCCGGTGATCCTGTCAACGGATTTGGCGACAGCGTCTTAACGAAGACGACCTTCACCAAGGACGGAGTCAAGAGCGACTTAGAAACCTTATCCATAAAGGGGAAGGCAGACGTCACCGCCGTTACAGAGTTCACCTTCAAGGCAGAGACCTCAGGCCGCCAGAGCGTCATGAAGAAGTACAGCTTCGGACAGGTCACCTACAAGCTGCAGCAGACGGCGCCAACAGCGTAG
- a CDS encoding Hpt domain-containing protein: MRVDDQLVSFEALRELADEFDDDRVCRSFVGNFISMWEARHARLRDAVLACDVKAAMDAVLSVKTASAMAGAKPLSALAAKLQQLIQCLGEEIRTSRTLALLEEIKSCGEATIVQLKLWYSGSAGSAGR; the protein is encoded by the coding sequence ATGAGGGTCGACGACCAATTGGTTTCCTTCGAGGCCCTGCGAGAGCTGGCGGATGAGTTCGATGACGACCGTGTATGCCGGTCTTTCGTGGGTAACTTCATCAGCATGTGGGAGGCCCGGCATGCCCGGCTTCGGGACGCCGTTCTGGCATGCGATGTGAAGGCTGCGATGGATGCGGTGCTCAGCGTGAAAACAGCCAGTGCCATGGCGGGCGCTAAGCCGTTGTCGGCGCTAGCTGCGAAGCTTCAGCAGCTCATCCAGTGCCTGGGCGAGGAGATTCGGACGTCGCGTACGCTCGCGCTCCTCGAGGAAATCAAGTCCTGCGGCGAAGCAACCATCGTCCAGCTGAAGCTCTGGTATTCGGGCTCAGCCGGATCTGCCGGCAGGTAG
- the deoC gene encoding deoxyribose-phosphate aldolase yields the protein MSGIAAYIDHTLLKPEASREDILKVCEEAVKYKFASVCTNPVWTALVHNTLKGSGVKTCAVVGFPFGATPTDVKVYEARGANLDGADEVDMVINVAAARAGDRSSLFTDIAAVADAVHAGGALLKVILETHFLTDEQKVLVCEVAAEAGADFVKTSTGFTGGGATVEDIKLMRGAVGAALGVKASGGVRSIEDAKSMLEAGATRIGASSSVAIVNGETTSSGY from the coding sequence ATGTCCGGGATCGCCGCCTATATTGACCACACATTGCTCAAGCCGGAGGCATCGCGCGAGGACATCCTGAAAGTCTGCGAGGAGGCGGTCAAGTACAAGTTCGCCTCGGTCTGCACGAACCCCGTCTGGACTGCGCTCGTGCATAACACGCTGAAGGGCTCGGGCGTCAAGACCTGCGCCGTCGTCGGCTTCCCCTTTGGAGCGACGCCGACGGACGTAAAGGTCTACGAAGCCCGCGGCGCGAACCTGGACGGCGCAGACGAAGTGGACATGGTCATCAACGTCGCCGCCGCGCGCGCCGGGGACCGCAGTTCGCTCTTCACTGACATCGCAGCCGTGGCCGACGCGGTCCACGCCGGCGGCGCGCTGCTGAAGGTCATCCTGGAAACCCATTTCCTCACGGACGAGCAGAAGGTGCTGGTCTGCGAGGTCGCGGCCGAAGCCGGCGCCGACTTCGTCAAGACCTCGACCGGGTTCACCGGCGGCGGGGCCACGGTCGAGGACATCAAGCTGATGCGCGGCGCCGTCGGAGCCGCACTGGGCGTCAAGGCCTCAGGTGGAGTGCGCTCGATCGAGGACGCCAAGTCCATGCTCGAAGCCGGCGCAACACGGATCGGCGCGAGCTCGTCAGTAGCTATTGTTAACGGCGAGACAACTTCTTCCGGATACTGA
- a CDS encoding response regulator transcription factor, translating to MVPTRVAVIIEDDGDIRDLIRAVLSQAGFEVYAAASGVEGVSVVRESNPTVVTLDLGLPDIDGFETARQIRQFSDAYIIMLTARAEELDTLLGLESGADDYITKPFRPRELRARITAMLRRPRTGQGPAVPQENDPSPNPGSHAPAALPEPAPASPETSARQSVDTAAPMEEEDSAYFHNGLALNHRTRTTEVDGAAIELTRTEFDLLHALLESGRVVRSKADLVRRLRYEEYDTGSFISDADERAIEVHVGNLRRKLGDDSRSPKFLETVRGVGYRLAPNALR from the coding sequence GTGGTTCCAACACGGGTAGCAGTCATTATCGAAGACGACGGCGACATACGCGATCTCATTCGCGCTGTCCTGTCGCAGGCCGGGTTCGAGGTGTATGCCGCCGCCAGCGGCGTCGAAGGCGTATCCGTTGTTCGCGAAAGCAACCCGACGGTGGTAACTCTCGACCTCGGACTTCCCGATATCGACGGCTTCGAAACGGCGCGCCAGATCCGCCAGTTCAGCGACGCATACATCATCATGCTGACGGCTCGGGCCGAAGAACTGGATACGCTGCTCGGACTTGAGTCCGGAGCGGACGACTACATCACCAAACCGTTCCGGCCCCGCGAGCTGCGCGCCCGGATCACCGCCATGCTCCGCCGGCCTCGGACCGGCCAAGGTCCCGCAGTACCCCAGGAGAATGATCCCTCCCCGAACCCTGGCAGCCACGCACCGGCAGCTCTGCCGGAGCCCGCTCCCGCTTCTCCGGAGACGTCAGCCAGGCAATCCGTGGACACCGCCGCACCCATGGAGGAGGAAGACAGCGCCTACTTCCACAACGGACTGGCGCTGAACCACAGGACCCGCACCACCGAGGTCGACGGAGCCGCCATCGAGCTCACCAGAACCGAATTCGACCTGCTGCATGCGCTGCTGGAAAGCGGCCGTGTGGTGCGCAGCAAGGCTGACCTGGTGCGCCGCCTGCGGTACGAGGAATATGACACCGGCTCCTTCATCAGCGACGCCGACGAGCGCGCCATCGAAGTCCACGTCGGCAACCTGCGGCGCAAACTCGGGGACGACTCCCGCTCGCCCAAGTTCCTTGAGACCGTTCGCGGAGTCGGTTACCGGCTGGCCCCCAACGCCCTCCGCTAA
- a CDS encoding ATP-binding protein yields METATVPAAQAPVAVAGDRPSERAEACSALRAVGFPVREAADGESLVKLLAPDAPEQHGAVIILAASEAEADRWLEQLARTGLRGRLPVVLVTGGSVPAERIAQWDPSEFLLRPLQPAELVLRVRAALARNSQRAERREKTEAMRSRTRRISEAIRGSHDPQAMSRDVIAGLGEAFGVEHSWIVTFGDERVPEQALGWNADGIRGATPALAEDAVRPLAAQLWEDATVLAVPDHRDPALAPSCDPLSESAARDGLRSSLIVPLGHGANAFGLLWLGSDAPRTWTPMEASLVQHVAGNLAHGLVQGQLITAQRQVLERLRDLDRAKNEFVATVNHELRTPLSSIIGYLDLIIDDGEGRLPEETSRMLEVVARNAHRLHQLIEDVLMLSRSDAQQIRQSIEKFNLNTVLRSVVATMAPAAAAGDLRLQLEDPEPVQVEGDRAQLEQVFTNIISNAVKFTPSGGSVTVSLSSTDGDGGVDRACVRVADTGIGIPEDEVPKLYQRFFRGSNATAAAIQGTGLGLAIVQDLVHQHGGELLVQSRLGEGTTISVELPVHR; encoded by the coding sequence ATGGAAACAGCCACGGTGCCGGCGGCCCAAGCGCCCGTCGCAGTCGCGGGGGACAGGCCTTCCGAACGGGCGGAGGCCTGTTCGGCGCTGCGTGCCGTGGGGTTCCCGGTAAGGGAGGCCGCGGACGGGGAATCGCTGGTCAAGCTGCTGGCCCCCGATGCCCCGGAGCAGCACGGCGCCGTCATTATCCTGGCCGCTTCCGAGGCGGAGGCCGACCGCTGGCTGGAGCAGTTGGCGCGGACGGGCCTGCGCGGCCGGCTACCGGTAGTCCTGGTGACGGGCGGCAGCGTACCGGCCGAGCGGATCGCCCAGTGGGACCCGTCCGAGTTCCTGCTGCGGCCCCTGCAGCCGGCGGAGCTGGTGCTGCGCGTCCGCGCCGCGCTGGCCCGCAACAGCCAGCGGGCCGAGCGCCGCGAAAAAACCGAGGCTATGCGCAGCCGTACCCGGCGCATATCGGAAGCCATCCGGGGCTCGCACGACCCGCAGGCAATGTCCCGCGACGTGATCGCCGGCCTCGGGGAAGCCTTCGGGGTCGAGCACAGCTGGATCGTGACCTTCGGGGACGAGCGGGTGCCGGAGCAGGCCCTGGGCTGGAACGCGGACGGGATCCGCGGCGCGACGCCGGCGCTGGCGGAGGACGCCGTGCGTCCGCTGGCCGCGCAGCTGTGGGAAGACGCCACCGTGCTCGCCGTGCCGGACCACCGGGACCCGGCCCTGGCGCCGTCGTGCGACCCCCTGTCGGAGTCCGCGGCGCGGGACGGACTGCGTTCGTCGCTGATCGTGCCGCTGGGCCACGGTGCGAATGCCTTCGGCCTGCTCTGGCTGGGGTCCGACGCCCCGCGGACCTGGACGCCGATGGAGGCCTCACTGGTCCAGCACGTGGCCGGCAACCTGGCGCACGGGCTGGTGCAGGGCCAGCTGATCACCGCGCAGCGGCAGGTCCTGGAGCGGCTGCGGGACCTGGACCGGGCCAAGAATGAGTTCGTCGCCACGGTGAACCATGAGCTGCGGACGCCGTTGAGTTCCATCATCGGCTACCTCGACCTGATTATCGACGACGGCGAGGGGCGCCTTCCGGAGGAAACGTCCCGCATGCTGGAGGTCGTCGCGCGCAACGCCCACCGCCTGCACCAGCTCATCGAGGACGTCCTGATGCTTTCGCGCAGCGATGCCCAGCAGATCCGGCAGTCGATCGAGAAGTTCAACCTCAATACGGTGCTCCGGTCCGTGGTGGCGACGATGGCGCCGGCCGCGGCGGCCGGAGACCTGCGGCTCCAGCTGGAGGATCCGGAGCCGGTGCAGGTCGAGGGTGACCGCGCGCAGCTGGAGCAGGTCTTCACCAACATCATTTCCAACGCGGTCAAGTTCACGCCGTCCGGCGGCAGTGTCACGGTCTCGCTGTCCAGCACGGACGGCGACGGCGGCGTGGACCGGGCCTGCGTCAGGGTAGCCGATACCGGGATCGGGATACCGGAAGACGAGGTTCCCAAGCTGTACCAACGCTTCTTCCGCGGATCCAACGCCACGGCCGCCGCCATCCAGGGGACCGGCCTTGGCCTGGCCATCGTGCAGGACCTGGTGCACCAGCACGGCGGGGAGCTTCTGGTGCAGTCCCGCCTGGGCGAGGGGACGACCATCTCCGTTGAACTTCCGGTGCACCGGTGA